The sequence below is a genomic window from Shinella zoogloeoides.
GCCCTTGCAAAACGCGAAAGTGAAGCGGTAGTGATCGAAATGGTGGTGGCGCGCCGTCGGTACGCCCCGGGGACAGCCGAAGCATTTCTGAAGGTGGCAAAACATGGAAATTTTCACAGCAGCCGGTTTGACGGCGCTCTTGCAGGTCATCGCGATCGACCTTGTTCTGGCCGGCGACAATGCCGTGGTCATCGGCCTAGCGGCGGCGGGCCTTGCGCCCGAGCAGCGAAAGAAGGCGATCCTCGTCGGTATCGTGGCGGCGACCGTGCTGCGCATCATCTTCGCGACGGTCGCGGTGCATCTTCTCGCGATCATCGGCCTCTTGCTCGCTGGCGGCCTGCTGCTGCTTTGGGTGTGCTGGAAGATGTGGCGCGAGCTGCGCAGCGGCGGCCATGAAGAAAGCCTGGACGGTTCGTCGGCCGAGGGGGCCCCGAAAAAGACTTTCTTCCAGGCCGCAACGCAGATCGTCGTCGCCGATATCTCCATGTCGCTCGACAACGTGCTGGCCGTCGCGGGCGCCGCGCGCGAGCATCCGAGCGTTCTGATCATCGGCCTTGCGCTTTCCATCGCGCTGATGGGCATCGCCGCGAACTTCATCGCGAACCTGCTCAACCGGCACCGCTGGATCGCCTATGTCGGTCTCGCGATCATCCTCTATGTCTCGCTCGACATGATCTATCGCGGCACGCTCGAAGTATCGCCCTACGTTTCCGCGGCATTGATGCACTGAGCGCCAGGGCAGGCGGGCCGCGGAACGGCCCGCCTGCCGGTTCAGAGCTGGATCCAGGCCGTTTTCAGGTCGAGATATTTTTCCAGCGCGTGCAGCGACTTGTCATGGCCGTTGCCGGACTGGCGCACGCCGCCGAGCGGCACCGTATTGTCCGCCCCGCCATAGGTATTGACGTGCACGACGCCCGCGCGGATGCCGCGCACCATGCGGTGCGCCCGCGAAAGATTGGACGTCCAGACGGCCGAGGCAAGGCCGTAGTCGGTGCCGTTGGCGATCGTCAGCGCGTCTTCCTCGGTATCGAATGGGATGATCGAGAGGATCGGCCCGAAAACCTCTTCGCGGGCGAGCGTCATGCCCGGCGTCACGTCGAAGACGGTGGGCTCCATGTAATAGCCGCCGGTCTCCGTGAGGATGCGCTTGCCGCCGGTGCGCAGCCTCGCCCCCTCGGCAAGCGCCTGTTCGGCGAAGGCGAGGTTCTTGCCGAGTTGCGCCTCGCTGGAAACGGCCCCGGCCTCGGTGGTCAGCAGCAACGGATCTCCGACCGTCATCGCCGCGGCGATGCCGGCCACCTTCTCCGAGAATTCTTCCACGATGGATCGCTCGACGAGGAGGCGCGAGCCCGCGACGCAGACCTGCCCGGAATTGCGGAAGATGCCGTAGGCCGAGACCTTTGCCGCCTTGTCGAGATCGGGCGCGTCGGCAAAGACGACGTTCGGCGACTTGCCGCCGAGCTCCAGATAGACGCGCTTGAGATTGGAACGCGCCGAATATTCCAGCAGCCGCCGGCCGACCGGGCCGGAACCGGTGAAGACCAGCACATCGATATCGGGGTGCAGGCCCATCGCCTCGCCGGCGACGGCGCCGCGGCCGGTGACGATGTTGAACACGCCCTCCGGCAGCCCGGCTTCGGCGCAGAGTTCGGCAAGGCGCAGCAGCGTCAGCGAGGCGGCTTCGGCCGGTTTCAGCACGACGGAATTGCCGGCGGCCAGCGCCGGCGCGATCTTCCACGCGCCGATCATCAGCGGGAAGTTCCACGGCACGATGGCGCCGACGACGCCGACCGGTTCGCGGTGGACGAGGCCGAGAATATCGCCGGCCGTGGGGGCGATCTCGCCGTAGACCTTGTCGATCGCCTCGCCATAATAGCGGAAGCTGCCGGCGGCGCTGCCGGGCTCGGCCTTCAGCGCCATGGAGATTTCCGTGCCGTTGTCGCGCACGCCGAGAACGGCGAGCTCCAGCGCATGTTTTTCGATCAGCTCGGCGATCCTGAGCAGCACCTTCTTGCGCTCTGCGGGCGCGGACTTTGCCCAGCGGCCTTTCTCGAATGCAGCGCGGGCGGCTTTTACGGCCCGGTCAACATCCGCCGCCCCGGCATCGGCAATCGTCGTCAGCTTGCGCCCGTCGATCGGCGAGACGACCTCCAGCACCGCGCCCTCGGCCGCCTCCCGCCAGTCGCCGTCGATGAAGAGCGACTGGGCCGGGACGGTGCGGCTGCGGAGCGCTTCGATCTTTTCCTGCATGATGTTCCCTCGAAAGGAGGAATGACGCGCAAAAGCGCGTCATCCAGTCAAGCTGTTCTTACACTTCCCGTCCGATGCCGAGCCGGGCGAAGGCACCGGCATCGCCTGCCCGCAGGCGAAGGGCGCAGAAGAGGCCGATGACTGCCGCGATCAGCACCAGGCCGGGCAGCAATACGGCAAGTGCTCCCTCCGCCCCGGCGAGCGCGCCAAAGTTCACGGCGATATAGACCACAAGAGCAAGGAGAATGAGGCCCGTCAGCACCGGCAGGACCGTCGTGACCAGCTTGTTGCCCTCAAGACCGGGATTGCGGCCGAAGAAGGCGACGATGGAAAAGGCCGTCAGCGCCATCAGCAGGATGATCGCCAGCGTGCCGACATTGGTGAGCCAGGAGAACAGCGCCAGCACCGGGTCCTGTCCCGTGAAGGCGAAGAGCGCGACGACGAGGACCGCGATCACCGTCTGCACCACGGAGCCGGCATGCGGGCTCTGGAACACCGGATGGGTCACGCCGAGCGCTTTCGGCAGCAGTCCCTCGCGGCCGGCGACGTAGAGATAGCGCGCGACCCCGTTGTGGAAGGCGACGACGCCGGCAAACAGGCTGGTGATGAACAGGATGCTCATGACCGTGGTGATGCTGCCGCCGACATACCGGTCCGCCAGCCCGAAGAGGAAGGTGGTGGGATCGGCAAGGCCCTGGATTTCCGGCACCAGCTTGTCGACGCCCGCCCCGTTGACCATCAGCCAGGAGGTGAGCATGTAGAACAGGCCGATGATCAGCACGGAGATGTAGGTGGCGCGCGGCACGGTCTTTTCCGGCTCGCGGGCCTCTTCGCTGTAGATGGTCGTCGCCTCGAAGCCGATGAAGGCGGCGAAGCAGAACAGGATGCCGATGGCCGGCGTGCCGCTCAGGAAGGCGGACGGCGTGAAGGGCGCGGCAGAAAGGCCGCTGTCGCCGCCCTGGAACAGGATGGCCGCATCGATGACCAGCACGACGAGATATTCGAGTACCACCAGCACGGCGAGCACACGCGCCGAAAAATCCACCCGGCGATAGCCGAAGACCGCGACCAGGGCGATGCCGATATAGGTCCAGACCCACCAGGGTAGGTCGAGGCCGTAGCCGGCGAAGAAGCCCGCGGTGGCGGCGCCGAACAGGCCGAAGACGCCGATCTGCATGGCATTGTAGGCGAGGATCGCGATCAGAGCCGCCGCGCCACCGGCAAGCCCGCCGAGCCCCTGCGCCGTATAGGCGTAGAAGGCGCCGGCATTGCTGATGTGGCGGGCCATGGCGACATAGCCGACCGCGAAGAGCAGCAGCACCGCCGTCACGAAGGCGAAGGTCAGCGGAATGCCCGGCCCGTTGCCGAGCATCATCGACAGCGGCACGCCGCCGGCGACCGCCGTCAGCGGCGCGGCCGCCGAGACGACGAGGAATGTCACGGCCCCGACGCCGAGGCTGTTCTTGCGCAACTGGTTCGCGCCGCCCGGCGGCACGGTCTCATTGGTCATGATCTTGCTCCCATCCTGGCGATGCCGAACTGGCTCGCGCCCTCCTGTGCCGTGCGCAAAGGCCCGGCGGTTCCCACTGCAAAACCCGCTTGCGGTTCATTATTTGAACCTCTATTTTGATTATAGATTTGCAAAAGCCAGTTCCGCCGTCAAGTTATTTCTCATGTTAAGTATCTCGGGAAATTCCTGACCACGGCAGGGCACGAAACCAAAAAGACAAGGCGAGACGAATGAGCACGATCGGAAAAGCCCTGACCCTCCTCGACGTCGTTTCCAGGCTCGACAGGGACACGGGTCTCACCGACCTCGCCCGGCTTTCCGCGCTGGACAAGGCGACGGCGCGGCGCCTCCTCGTGGAGTTGGAAAAGCACGGCTTCGTGGAACAAGACGGCGAGACGCGCAAATACCGGCTGGGCGCCGCGCCCGTGCGCCTTGCGCGCATCCGCCAGGCGCGCTTTCCCTTCGTCGCCGTGGCCGCACCCTTCGTCAAGGCGCTCGCCGACGCGGTAGGCGAGACCGTTCACCTTTCGGAATTCTCCGGCGGGCGGCTTGCCACCATCCATGTCGAAGATTCCACGCAGGCCCACCGGGTGATCGTCGATGTCGGCGCGGCCCTGCCCTTCCACGCCACCGCCTCGGGTCTCGCCTTCCTCGCCTTCCTGCCGCAAGGCGAGATCGACGAGGCTTTGGCGCGGCCGCTGGCGCGCTTCTCCCCGCAGACGGTCACCGATGCCGATGCCCTGCGCGATCTTCTCGGACAGACCGTGGAGCGGGGCTTTTCCATCTGCCGGCAGGGTTTCGAAATGGGCGTCATCAGCGCCGCCGCCCCGATCGTCGCCCCGAACGGAAGGCCGGCCGGGGCGCTTGCCGTTGCCGCGCCGATCGCCCGCGCGGATACGGCCAAGATGCTCGACATCGGCGCGAAGGCGGCCACCGCCGCCCGCGGCATCGCGGAAAAATACTACGGTACGAGCGCTGACGGCGGCTAGCGCCGGCCTTTCGGCCGCGTCGCCAGCACGTTGCGGATCGCAAAACTCGAATGGATGCGCGAGACCCCCGGCATGGCCGAGAGGATTTCCTTGTGGATGCGCTCGAACTCGCCGGCATTGGCGACCTCGACGCGCAGCAGGTAATCCGAGCCGCCCGTCATCAGGAAACACTCTCGGATTTCCGGATGCTTGCGCACCGCCGCCTCGAAACGGTCGAGATGGTCTTCCGTCTGCCGCTCCAGCGTGATGTTGATGATGACGGCGATGGTGGATTCGGCATTGCCTGCGTCCACCAGCGCCGTATAGCCGCGGATGACGCCGGCCTGTTCCATCAGCTTGATCCGCCGCAGGCAGGCCGAGGGCGAGAGGCCCACCTCGGCGGCCAGGCTCGCATTGCTCATGCGCGCGTCGAGCCGGAGGAGCCGAAGGATATTGCGGTCGATCGCATCAAGCGCAGCCATGGCAGATCATTCCAAAAATTCGCCGTTCCTTTCAAAAATCATGGCTGGACACAACAATCAAGCGCTCTTTCATCAGCAATTTCGTGATCCTTTCAATAGGCTCCATCAAACGCGGGGGGATCGCCTATGGATGGCATGACACAGGAAAACCGACAGGGCGAGGCGACCCGTATGGGCGGCGCATCGGGCTATCTGACCATCGATCTGGCGGCTCTTGCCCGCAATTACGAAAGGCTGGCGGCTGAGGTTTCCCCGGCAAAGGCGGCGGCCGTCGTCAAGGCGGATGCCTATGGGCTCGGCGCCGACCGGGTGGTGCCGAAACTCTATGCGCAGGGCTGCCGCCATTTCTTCGTCGCCCAGTTCGTGGAAGCCCTGCGCCTGCGGCCGCTGCTTCCCGCCGATGCTGCCATCTTCGTGCTGAACGGCCTTCAGCTTGGCAATGAATTTGCCTCGGCGCGCGATGGCATCGTGCCCGTGATCAATTCACTGGAGCAGTGGCGGCAATGGGCATCCGCCGCAAAGGCGCTCGGCCGCACCCTGCCCGCGGCACTGCAATTCGACACCGGCATGTCGCGGCTCGGCGTGCCGCCGGAAGATCGGGCGACGCTTGCCGACCTCGTGAAAGCGGAAAACGGGATCGATATCCTCTTCGTCATGAGCCACCTCGCCTCCGCCGACGATGCCGGCAGCGAGCAGAACGGCGACCAGCATGCCGAGATGGCCCGCATCGCAGCCGAATTTTCCCAGTTCGATACCTGCTTCGCCAATTCCGGCGGCATCTTCCTCGGCAAGGCCTATCACGGCGTGCTCGCCCGCCCCGGCGTCGCGCTCTATGGCGGCGCCCCAACCGCCGGGCGCGCCAATCCGATGGAGCCGGTCGTCAGCCTCGATGTCGCCGTGGTGCAGACACGCACGGTGCCGTCGGGCACGCGCGTCGGCTATGGCGCCAGCCATGTCACGACGCATGAAACGCGGCTCGCCACCATCGCCGCCGGCTATGCGGACGGCCTGCCGCGCAGCCTGTCCGGCCGCGGCGCCGTCTATTGCGACGGCATCCGCCTGCCGATCATCGGGCGCGTCTCGATGGACAGCATCATCGTCGACGTCTCCGCCTTGCCGGAAGGCCGCCTCACGCTCGGCAGCCTGGTGGAGGTGCTGGGTCCGCACCAGACGCTGGAAGACGTCGCACGCGACGCCGGCACCATTTCCTACGAGATCCTGACGGGTCTCGGCCATCGATACGAGCGGAACTACCGCTGAACTCTCTTCTTTCCCCGTGAGGATATCATGAAAGTCATCGTTCTCGGCGCCGGCATCGTCGGCGTCACCTCGGCCTACCAGCTTGCCAGGGCGGGCCACGAGGTCACGGTCGTCGACCGCCAGCCGGGCCCGGCGCTGGAGACCAGCTTCGCCAATGCCGGCGAGGTCTCCTTCGGCTATTGCTCGCCCTGGGCCGCACCCGGCATTCCCATGAAGGCGATGAAATGGCTGTTTATGCAGCATGCGCCGCTGATCCTGCGCCCCAAGGTCGACATGGCCATGCTGTCCTGGATGGCGCAGATGCTGCGTAACTGCACCTCCGCCCGCTACGCGCTCAACAAGAGCCGCATGCTGCGCCTTGCCGACTACAGCCGCCTCTCGATTGCCGCCCTGCGCGAGGAGACCGGCATCGCCTATGACGAGCGCATGCAGGGCACGCTGCAGCTCTTCCGCACGGAGGCCCAGCTCGACGCCTCCGCCAAGGACGTGAAAGCGCTCGCCGCCGACGGCATCGCCTATGAAGTGCTCGACCCCAAAGGCTGCATCCGCGTCGAGCCCGCTCTCAGGCATGTGCGCGAGAAGATCGTTGGCGGCCTGCTGACGCCGAAGGACGAGACCGGCGACTGCTTCAAGTTCGCCAATGCGCTGGCGGAGAAGGCAAAGGCCCTCGGCGTCGCCTTCAATTACGGCAGCATCATCCGCGGCCTCGACGTGGAAGGCGGCCGCGTCACCGGCGTCGTCACCGCGCATGGCAGACTCCAGGCCGACGCCGTGGTCGTGGCGCTCGGCAGCTTCTCGCCGCTCCTCGTGCGCCCGCATGGCATCCGCCTGCCGGTCTATCCGGTCAAGGGTTATTCGCTGACCATCCCGATCACCGACGCCTCGCGCGCGCCGGAATCGACCGTGATGGACGAGACCTACAAGATCGCCATCACGCGGCTCGGCGACCGCATCCGCGTCGGCGGCATGGCGGAGATCTCCGGCTATACCAACGATCTCGGCGAGCCGCGCCGCCTGACGCTGCAGCATTCCGTCACCGATCTCTTCCCCGGCGGCGACGTATCGAAGGCGAGCTTCTGGTCCGGCCTTCGCCCGATGACGCCGGACGGCACACCGGTGATCGGCCCGACGAAGGTCGCCGGCCTCTTCCTCAATACCGGCCACGGCACGCTCGGCTGGACGATGAGCTCGGGCTCGGCTCGCGTCATCGCCGATCTTGTTTCCGGCCGCAAGCCGGAGATCGACGCGACGGACCTGGCGGTCGCGCGATACGCCTGACGCACCAACGAGCGGCGCATCGCGCCGCTCAGGCCTCCGGCGCTGCCTCGACGCGGGCGCAGCCGCGGATTTCATCGAGCGAGCGCACGCCGAGCCTTTCGAGCGTCGCGTGGAGATCGTCGAGGAGGCGCGGGAAATAATCCGGCCGGCTCATGCTGGCGGCGCCGATCTGCACCAGATGCGCGCCCGCCATGATGAACTCCACGACGTCCTCGGCCGTCGTGATGCCGCCCGAGGCGATCACCGCGCGCCTTGCCACGCGCGAGGCCTGCACGCAGCGCCAGAGCGCGAAGGGTTTTACGCCCGAGCCGGAATAGCCGCCAAAACCGGTCGAGCCGCAGACGAAGGCACGCCGCTCGATATCGATGCGCGCGCCGGGAATGGCGTTGAACAGCACAGTTCCATCCGCCCCGCCGCGCTCGGAGGCCGAGACGAAGTCCTCGATGATCATCTTGGCCGAGGTCGCCGCCTTCGACCAGAGCAGCACCTTGCCTTCCGCCGCGTCCGACAGCGCACGGAACATGTCCGCGTTGTTGTCGGGATTGTCCCAGTAGGAGGGTTCGTCCCGCCCGGCATAGGGGAAGTTGCCGTTGACCTCGACGCCGGCGATGCGTCCGCTCTCCACGCAGGCACGGATCATCCCGACGAGCTGGGCGCGCGTCGGCGCCTTGATGTTGACGAAGACCGGGACCTCTTCCGCCGGCAGGCGCGGCAGCACCTCGGCGATGAAGCGCTCCAAAGTCATGTTGTTGATGCCGAAGGCGGAAAGATAGCCGCTCTCGGTATGGGCGAAGCGCCGGCAGCGGTTCGGCTCGCCCTGCCAGGGCAGGAAGGAATTCGCCACCACCCCACCGAGCCGCGTGATGTCGAAGGCGCCCAGGTATTCGACGATGTTGCCGAAGGTGCCCGCAGCCGTCATGACCGGGTTCTTGAAGGTCACGCTGCCGGTGCCCATCGGTACGGTTACGGAAAGGTCCATGCCGGCCATCCTCAAATGAAGGGTGCGGAAGCGAACCGGAGGCGCACAAGGTCCACCCGTTCAAGCGCAAACCACGGGCCGAGGCGACAGCTCGCCTCACCATCCTTGCTGTCCTTCACGTTGACATGACAGCTCCGGCAGGCGCCGATGCCGCAGCTCATGTCCATACTGGCGAAGATATAGGGGTTCGCGCCGGGAAACGCGGCGGCGAAAGCCTGAAGTCGCGCCGGCTCCAGCGCGAGGAAGACGGACGACCAGTCCCTTCCTTCCGTAAGGCCGTTGCGCAATTCGTCCCAGAGGTCGATGCCATCCCCTTCCACGAGCAGCGTGGCGCCACACTGCTCGAAGGGCGCGATGCGGTAGAGGAACGGCCGGGTGGTCACGACGAGCGATCCCGAGCCAACGGAAACGGCAGGCGTTTCGTTCGACCAGACCGTCAGCGCATCGCCGGCGTCCGGTGCGAGATCGTCGGGTTCGAACTTTGCGACCAGCGCCGCCGTGTCGGACGAGGCCGTTTCGACCGTCGCGATGCGACAGCGCGGCGCGTGGCGGCCGTCCTCGGAGAAAAACACGGTCTGGCCCGGCCGCACATCGCCGGCGAGGCCGGAAACCGCAAGCCGCAGCCAGCGGCGCGCACCGTCGCGCCGCATCTCGTCCAGGGCCAGAACCACGACGTCACGAAGGAGCTGCATGGCGGTCACCGCGCCATCAGCGTGACGCCCGGCCCCGGCGGCAGGTCGAAGAGCACCCAGAAGACGAGCTGGATCACCAGGACGCCGAGGATGGCGAGCGCATAGGGCATGGCCAGCATCAGCGGCGTTCCCACCTTCACCGCTTCCGTGCCCTTCGGCCGCCACTTGTTGAGCAGGCCAATGACGAGGATGAGGAAGGGATTGACCGGGCAGATGGCATTCAGCGGCGCATCGCCGATGCGATAGATCATCTGCGTCGCCGCCGGGCTGTAGCCGAGTGCCAGCATCAGCGGCACGAAGATCGGCGCATACATGATCCACAGCACGCTGCCGGAGATGATGAAGAGGTTCGATACCGAGACCAGCAGCAGGAAGAGGAAGATCGCGACGCCCGGCGAGGCTTCGATGCCCTGCAGCATCACGACGCCGTAGCTGCCGATATATTCGCCGATATGGCTGTCGTTGAAGAGCTTCAGGAAGATCACCGCCGCCGCGGCGACGACGAGGAAGTAGGACATGGACGAAATGCCGTTCTTCATCCATTCCGCCGCCTCGCCGAGCGATTTCATCCGGCCGGCGAACCAGCCGTAGACGATGCCCGACAGGGCGAAATAGAGCGAGATCAGCACGACGATGCCGCCCATGAAGGGCGACTTGGGCACGATCTGCCCGCCCTCGCCGCGCAGCGCGCCGCCTTCCGGCAGGACCATGGCGAGGATCGCGCCGAGATAGACCAGCGTGAAGATGCTGGCCGCCAGCAGGCCGCGGCCCTCACGGCCTTGACCGGCCGCCGCCTCGTCGACGACTTCCGGCTCGATCTCCAGCTCGCCGACCTGGTTTGGTGCCAGCTTCGACGGCGCGAAGAAATAGGTGACGACCAGCATGGCGGCCGTCGCGGTGAAGGCGCTGAAGGCGTTGAAGTACCAGTTCATGATCGGCGAGACATTCGCCGCCGCGTCCGGCGGCAGCACGCTCGCGGTGATGCCGGAAAGCACCGTATCCGTCTGGTTGATGACGAGCGAGGCGGAGAACCCCGCCGTATTGCCGACGAAGACGAGGATGATGCCGAGCCAGGGATTGAGCCCCATCTGGTAGAACAGGGTCGCGGCAAGCGGCATCAGCACGAACATCGCCGCGTCGCCGAAGATGTCACCGTTGATCGCCAGGAACGAGACGACCGCGATGACGGCGAATTTCGGCACCCGGCGCAGCAGCGCCCGGATGACCGAGGACAGGAAGCCGGAATGTTCGGCCACCGAAATGCCCATCATCACGACCAGCGTGAGCGCGATCGGCGGGAAGCCGACCAGCAGCTTCGGAAACTCCACGAGAAGATCGGCGAAATAGGACGCGGTGAGGATGTTGGCGATCGCCACGGTCTTCATGGCCGCCTGTCCCGTGGCGGGATCGACCGTCGAGAAGGTCAGCGATACCCCGGCTCCCGCCAGCGGGAGGGACGCCAGCGCCGTCAGCGCGGCAAGCGCCAGCAGCAGCGTGAACGGCTCCGGCAGCCGGTTGATGATGGCTTCCAGCCTGTCGAAAATGTTGCTGCCCTGCTTTTCCGCCGTTCCGTCCATCGTCCACCTCACCCGTTCCCGAAAAGGGACCCCGTTGCCTTCGTTATTTCGCAAATGACAGGAAAAGGGAAGATATTGTCGACACAATGCCCCATGCTTTGCATGCATATGCCCGCAATCATGCGGGCGCGAACTCGCATAATCGCACACATGATTTCCCAGCGCCTCGACGAAGAGCCATGGCGGAAGGCTCGAAAACAGCGGCTTTCACCCTCGAAATTTGTGAACAAATTTAAGCGAAACCTAACGATCTGCACGTATTCACGAGGTCAGTTTCTCCACGATAGGCAGCGGCTCATGCGAAATATCCCGATCATCGGCAAATTCCTCGTCATTCTCTGCGCGTTCGGCCTCTTCGTGGCTGGCGTGACGGCGTTCAGCACCTCGCGCATATCCTTCATCGACTCGTCCTATTCCTCGCTGCTGGAGGAAGACTCCCAGGCGACGCTGATGCTGGCGCGCGCCAGCCGCAGCCTGGTTTCCGTGCGTTCCGCCATTGCCGATATCCTGCTGTCGCGCGAGGAGGACGCCAAGAAGGCCGCCGTCGCGGACATGAAGTTGAGCGAAGGCTTCTTCACCAAGCAGATGGACACCGCAATCGCCGCCGCGCCGTCCAATGCGCGGATCAAGGCCATCAAGGCCGACGCGCTCAATGCGCTGAACAACAATTGCGGCCCGCTGATCGCTGCTGCGAGCGTCGCCTTCGGCGAAGCGGATGTCGACCGCACGCAGGCCGATTTCGCCGCCGCCTGCCGCCCCGCCTTCACCGCCGTCATCGCGGAGATCACCGACGAAATCGGCAAGATCACCGCGGCGACGGAAGCCCGCCATGCGGCGCTCGGCGAAACCACGCAGGCGACCATCCTGACGACCATCCTCTGTGTCGTCGTCGGCCTCGCCGTCATCCTGATCGCCGGCTTCTTCGCCGTGCGCGCCTGGATTTCCCGGCCGCTGAACACGCTCTCGGCAACCATGACGACGCTCGCCGGCGGCGATCTCGACATCGCGATCGCCGAAACCGGGCGGCGCGACGAAGTCGGCGGCATGGCCCGCGCCGTACAGGTCTTCAAGGACAACGGCCTGCGCACCCGCGCGCTCGAAGCCACCTCGGCGGCCGAACGCACCGCCACCGAAGCCGAACGCGAGCGCAACCAGGAGGTCGACCGCGTGCGCACCGCCGCCATGGCGCAGGCGACCGGCGGCCTCGCCGAGGGCCTGAAGCGCATGGCTGCCGGCGATCTCGCCTGCGAGCTGATGCAGTCCTTCTCGCCGGAATTCGAAAGCCTGCGCCAGGACTTCAATGCCGCCGTCGGCCAACTCCGCAGCACGCTGCAGGCCGTCTCGGATGCGACGGGCTCCATCGACAGCGGCTCGCGCGAACTGAGCCAGGCCGCCAACGATCTCTCACGCCGCACCGAACAGCAGGCGGCCGCCCTCGAGGAGACCGCCGCGGCGCTGGACGAGATCACCGCCAATGTCTCCCAGTCTTCGAAGCGCGCCGAAGAGGCCCGCAGCAAGGCGCTCGAAGCCAACGGTTCCGCGCATCACTCCGAGCGGATCGTTTCAGAGGCTGTCACCGCCATGCAGCGCATCGAGGCGTCCTCCGGCCAGATTTCCAACATCATCGGCGTCATCGACGAGATCGCATTCCAGACGAACCTCCTGGCGCTGAATGCCGGCGTCGAGGCTGCCCGCGCCGGCGAGGCCGGCAAGGGCTTTGCGGTCGTGGCGCAGGAGGTGCGCGAACTTGCCCAGCGCTCCGCCCAGGCCGCCAAGGAGATCAAGGAGCTCATCCGCCATTCCGCCGGCGAGGTCGAAGGCGGCGTGCGCCTCGTCACCGAGACCGGCGAGGCGCTGAAGGTGATCAACCAGCACGTCATCGACATCAATGCCCAGCTCGACGCCAT
It includes:
- a CDS encoding TerC family protein; the encoded protein is MEIFTAAGLTALLQVIAIDLVLAGDNAVVIGLAAAGLAPEQRKKAILVGIVAATVLRIIFATVAVHLLAIIGLLLAGGLLLLWVCWKMWRELRSGGHEESLDGSSAEGAPKKTFFQAATQIVVADISMSLDNVLAVAGAAREHPSVLIIGLALSIALMGIAANFIANLLNRHRWIAYVGLAIILYVSLDMIYRGTLEVSPYVSAALMH
- a CDS encoding aldehyde dehydrogenase gives rise to the protein MQEKIEALRSRTVPAQSLFIDGDWREAAEGAVLEVVSPIDGRKLTTIADAGAADVDRAVKAARAAFEKGRWAKSAPAERKKVLLRIAELIEKHALELAVLGVRDNGTEISMALKAEPGSAAGSFRYYGEAIDKVYGEIAPTAGDILGLVHREPVGVVGAIVPWNFPLMIGAWKIAPALAAGNSVVLKPAEAASLTLLRLAELCAEAGLPEGVFNIVTGRGAVAGEAMGLHPDIDVLVFTGSGPVGRRLLEYSARSNLKRVYLELGGKSPNVVFADAPDLDKAAKVSAYGIFRNSGQVCVAGSRLLVERSIVEEFSEKVAGIAAAMTVGDPLLLTTEAGAVSSEAQLGKNLAFAEQALAEGARLRTGGKRILTETGGYYMEPTVFDVTPGMTLAREEVFGPILSIIPFDTEEDALTIANGTDYGLASAVWTSNLSRAHRMVRGIRAGVVHVNTYGGADNTVPLGGVRQSGNGHDKSLHALEKYLDLKTAWIQL
- a CDS encoding APC family permease, which codes for MTNETVPPGGANQLRKNSLGVGAVTFLVVSAAAPLTAVAGGVPLSMMLGNGPGIPLTFAFVTAVLLLFAVGYVAMARHISNAGAFYAYTAQGLGGLAGGAAALIAILAYNAMQIGVFGLFGAATAGFFAGYGLDLPWWVWTYIGIALVAVFGYRRVDFSARVLAVLVVLEYLVVLVIDAAILFQGGDSGLSAAPFTPSAFLSGTPAIGILFCFAAFIGFEATTIYSEEAREPEKTVPRATYISVLIIGLFYMLTSWLMVNGAGVDKLVPEIQGLADPTTFLFGLADRYVGGSITTVMSILFITSLFAGVVAFHNGVARYLYVAGREGLLPKALGVTHPVFQSPHAGSVVQTVIAVLVVALFAFTGQDPVLALFSWLTNVGTLAIILLMALTAFSIVAFFGRNPGLEGNKLVTTVLPVLTGLILLALVVYIAVNFGALAGAEGALAVLLPGLVLIAAVIGLFCALRLRAGDAGAFARLGIGREV
- a CDS encoding IclR family transcriptional regulator — encoded protein: MSTIGKALTLLDVVSRLDRDTGLTDLARLSALDKATARRLLVELEKHGFVEQDGETRKYRLGAAPVRLARIRQARFPFVAVAAPFVKALADAVGETVHLSEFSGGRLATIHVEDSTQAHRVIVDVGAALPFHATASGLAFLAFLPQGEIDEALARPLARFSPQTVTDADALRDLLGQTVERGFSICRQGFEMGVISAAAPIVAPNGRPAGALAVAAPIARADTAKMLDIGAKAATAARGIAEKYYGTSADGG
- a CDS encoding Lrp/AsnC family transcriptional regulator, with product MAALDAIDRNILRLLRLDARMSNASLAAEVGLSPSACLRRIKLMEQAGVIRGYTALVDAGNAESTIAVIINITLERQTEDHLDRFEAAVRKHPEIRECFLMTGGSDYLLRVEVANAGEFERIHKEILSAMPGVSRIHSSFAIRNVLATRPKGRR
- the alr gene encoding alanine racemase, which produces MDGMTQENRQGEATRMGGASGYLTIDLAALARNYERLAAEVSPAKAAAVVKADAYGLGADRVVPKLYAQGCRHFFVAQFVEALRLRPLLPADAAIFVLNGLQLGNEFASARDGIVPVINSLEQWRQWASAAKALGRTLPAALQFDTGMSRLGVPPEDRATLADLVKAENGIDILFVMSHLASADDAGSEQNGDQHAEMARIAAEFSQFDTCFANSGGIFLGKAYHGVLARPGVALYGGAPTAGRANPMEPVVSLDVAVVQTRTVPSGTRVGYGASHVTTHETRLATIAAGYADGLPRSLSGRGAVYCDGIRLPIIGRVSMDSIIVDVSALPEGRLTLGSLVEVLGPHQTLEDVARDAGTISYEILTGLGHRYERNYR
- a CDS encoding D-amino acid dehydrogenase translates to MKVIVLGAGIVGVTSAYQLARAGHEVTVVDRQPGPALETSFANAGEVSFGYCSPWAAPGIPMKAMKWLFMQHAPLILRPKVDMAMLSWMAQMLRNCTSARYALNKSRMLRLADYSRLSIAALREETGIAYDERMQGTLQLFRTEAQLDASAKDVKALAADGIAYEVLDPKGCIRVEPALRHVREKIVGGLLTPKDETGDCFKFANALAEKAKALGVAFNYGSIIRGLDVEGGRVTGVVTAHGRLQADAVVVALGSFSPLLVRPHGIRLPVYPVKGYSLTIPITDASRAPESTVMDETYKIAITRLGDRIRVGGMAEISGYTNDLGEPRRLTLQHSVTDLFPGGDVSKASFWSGLRPMTPDGTPVIGPTKVAGLFLNTGHGTLGWTMSSGSARVIADLVSGRKPEIDATDLAVARYA
- a CDS encoding iron-sulfur cluster-binding protein, translated to MQLLRDVVVLALDEMRRDGARRWLRLAVSGLAGDVRPGQTVFFSEDGRHAPRCRIATVETASSDTAALVAKFEPDDLAPDAGDALTVWSNETPAVSVGSGSLVVTTRPFLYRIAPFEQCGATLLVEGDGIDLWDELRNGLTEGRDWSSVFLALEPARLQAFAAAFPGANPYIFASMDMSCGIGACRSCHVNVKDSKDGEASCRLGPWFALERVDLVRLRFASAPFI